Proteins from a single region of Chloroflexota bacterium:
- a CDS encoding thiolase domain-containing protein codes for MREVAVIGIGQTPVGEHWERSLRHLAHDAVKAALQDAGVERPDALYVGNMLSGELTGQEHLGALIADFVGLRGIEAVKIEAACGSGAAAFRIGYMAVAGGLHDVVVVVGVEKMTDSPSEVITSALAMAADQEYEAGQGISFVALNALLMRRYMHEFDIPHDAFSGFAINAHRNAAGNPNAMFQRPVTLEAYRQAPMIADPISLLDSSPICDGAAAVVLAPTDSEIARQARQRHGIARVIASAVATDSVAIHDRRDPLFLEAVALSSYKAYEQAQVQPSDIHLFELHDAFSITAVLSLEAAGFARRGKGTLLAMDGEISIEGRIPVSTMGGLKARGHPVGATGIYQIVEVVQQLTGRAGPNQVQHAGIGMAQNVGGSGATVITHILEAAD; via the coding sequence ATGCGAGAGGTAGCCGTCATCGGCATCGGTCAGACACCCGTGGGGGAGCACTGGGAGCGCTCGCTGCGCCACCTCGCGCATGATGCGGTCAAGGCCGCCCTGCAGGACGCGGGGGTGGAGCGCCCGGACGCCCTATACGTGGGGAACATGCTCTCCGGGGAGCTCACAGGGCAAGAGCACCTGGGGGCGTTGATCGCGGACTTCGTGGGTCTGCGCGGCATCGAGGCCGTGAAGATCGAGGCGGCCTGCGGGTCGGGGGCGGCCGCGTTCCGCATCGGCTACATGGCCGTGGCCGGCGGCCTGCACGACGTGGTCGTGGTGGTCGGCGTGGAGAAGATGACGGATAGCCCCTCCGAGGTCATCACCTCGGCGCTGGCGATGGCGGCGGACCAGGAGTACGAGGCGGGGCAGGGGATCTCCTTCGTCGCCCTGAACGCTCTGCTGATGCGCCGCTACATGCACGAGTTCGACATCCCACACGACGCCTTCTCCGGGTTCGCCATCAACGCGCATCGAAACGCGGCGGGGAATCCCAACGCCATGTTCCAACGGCCCGTCACGCTGGAGGCATATCGCCAGGCCCCCATGATCGCCGATCCCATCAGCCTGCTGGATTCATCGCCCATCTGCGACGGGGCGGCGGCGGTGGTGCTGGCCCCGACCGACAGCGAGATCGCCCGACAGGCCAGGCAGAGGCATGGGATCGCTCGCGTCATCGCCTCGGCGGTCGCGACGGACTCCGTCGCCATCCACGATCGACGGGACCCGCTGTTCCTGGAGGCCGTGGCCCTCTCCTCTTACAAAGCGTATGAGCAGGCCCAGGTGCAGCCCTCGGACATCCACCTGTTCGAGCTACACGACGCGTTCAGCATCACGGCCGTGTTATCGCTGGAAGCGGCCGGGTTCGCCCGAAGGGGGAAGGGAACCCTGCTGGCCATGGACGGCGAGATCTCCATCGAGGGGCGTATCCCCGTCTCCACCATGGGAGGGCTCAAAGCGCGAGGACATCCCGTGGGGGCCACGGGCATTTACCAGATCGTGGAGGTGGTGCAGCAATTGACCGGCCGCGCCGGGCCCAACCAGGTGCAACACGCGGGCATCGGCATGGCCCAGAACGTCGGCGGCAGCGGGGCCACGGTCATCACACACATTCTGGAGGCCGCCGACTGA
- a CDS encoding hydroxymethylglutaryl-CoA synthase, translating to MLKPTRSVGIIGYGAYVPRYRLPSVEVAQVWSDGQGSLPIEEKAVPGLDEDTATMSIEAARNALARAGIDPTRIRAVWVGSESHPYAVKPTATIVAEAIGAVPFTQAADWEFACKAGTEAIQAAIGLVGSGMADYALSIGTDAAQGRPGDALEYTAGAGGAAYILGPAEESLAVFEGSVSYVTDTPDFWRRPYAHYPSHGQRFTGEPAYFHHILSAARQLLADLDLKPGDFRYAVFHQPNAKFPRRVAKMLGFRPEQLEAGLLVDHIGNAYAGSSLLGLSAVLDEAKPGDRILLVSFGSGAGSDAFSLVVTEHIEERRGRAPRTRDYVQRRQVINYATYARFRGKLLVR from the coding sequence ATGTTGAAGCCGACGCGATCTGTGGGGATTATCGGATACGGGGCCTATGTGCCCCGCTACCGGCTGCCGTCGGTGGAGGTGGCCCAGGTCTGGAGCGATGGACAGGGCAGCCTGCCCATCGAGGAGAAAGCCGTGCCCGGACTGGACGAGGACACGGCGACGATGTCCATCGAGGCGGCGCGCAACGCCCTGGCTCGCGCCGGGATCGACCCCACCCGGATCCGGGCCGTGTGGGTGGGCAGCGAGTCGCACCCATATGCCGTGAAACCCACCGCCACCATCGTGGCCGAGGCGATCGGCGCGGTGCCCTTCACCCAGGCGGCCGACTGGGAGTTCGCCTGCAAAGCGGGGACCGAGGCGATCCAGGCGGCCATCGGCCTGGTCGGGTCCGGCATGGCGGATTACGCGCTGAGCATCGGCACGGACGCCGCTCAGGGACGGCCGGGGGACGCCCTGGAGTACACGGCCGGGGCAGGCGGCGCGGCCTACATCCTCGGGCCGGCCGAGGAGAGCCTGGCCGTGTTCGAGGGGTCCGTATCCTACGTCACCGACACGCCCGACTTCTGGAGGCGGCCCTACGCACACTATCCGAGCCATGGGCAACGGTTCACCGGCGAGCCAGCCTACTTTCACCACATCCTCTCGGCCGCGCGACAGCTGCTGGCGGATCTGGATCTCAAGCCCGGCGACTTCCGCTACGCGGTGTTCCACCAGCCGAACGCGAAATTCCCTCGCCGGGTCGCCAAGATGCTGGGCTTTCGGCCGGAGCAGCTGGAGGCAGGGCTCCTGGTCGATCACATCGGCAACGCCTACGCGGGCTCCTCGCTGCTGGGGCTCTCGGCCGTGCTGGACGAGGCGAAGCCGGGGGACCGGATCCTGTTGGTCAGCTTCGGATCCGGCGCCGGAAGCGACGCCTTCTCGCTGGTGGTCACGGAGCACATCGAGGAGCGTCGCGGCCGGGCCCCACGGACCCGGGATTACGTCCAGCGACGGCAGGTGATCAACTATGCGACGTATGCCCGCTTTCGCGGCAAATTGCTGGTGAGATGA
- a CDS encoding hydroxymethylglutaryl-CoA reductase, degradative encodes MSSSRLRGFYKLDVEQRVEIVARWAGLTAEEREQLRHSLDVAQADKMIENVIGLHALPLGIAVNFQINGRDYLIPMAIEEPSVVAGASYAARLAREGGGFQAESDEPVMIGQIQVLDLADLEAARAAVLAERQRLLELANQTDPVVVRLGGGARDIEARIIPESPVGPMLVIHLLYDCRDAMGANTVNTACETLAPVVEEITGGRVNLRILSNLADRRLARARCVIPPKALETDEFPGPLVVDRIVEAYALAAADPYRAATHNKGIMNGVDAVVIATGNDWRAVEAGAHTYAARDGRYRSLSVWEKDASGNLVGRLEMPLALGTVGGATRVHPTARLALRILGVKTARELAEVVVAVGLAQNLAAIRALATEGIQRGHMELHARQVAIAAGAVGDEIDWVTERMVAERVIRLDRAQELLAERRRG; translated from the coding sequence GTGTCATCATCCCGATTGCGCGGATTCTACAAGCTCGACGTAGAACAACGGGTGGAAATCGTGGCCCGGTGGGCGGGATTGACGGCCGAGGAGCGCGAGCAGCTCCGTCACAGCCTGGACGTCGCCCAGGCGGACAAGATGATCGAGAACGTGATCGGCCTGCACGCCCTGCCGCTGGGCATCGCCGTCAACTTCCAGATCAACGGACGGGATTATCTGATCCCCATGGCCATCGAGGAGCCCTCGGTGGTGGCGGGGGCCAGCTATGCCGCCCGGCTGGCACGCGAGGGGGGCGGCTTCCAGGCGGAAAGCGACGAGCCGGTGATGATTGGACAGATCCAGGTGCTCGACCTGGCCGATCTCGAGGCGGCTCGCGCCGCCGTGCTCGCCGAGAGGCAGCGGCTGCTGGAGCTGGCGAACCAGACCGACCCGGTCGTCGTTCGCTTGGGAGGGGGCGCTCGCGATATCGAGGCCCGGATCATCCCGGAGAGCCCCGTGGGGCCCATGCTGGTCATTCACCTGCTGTACGACTGTCGGGACGCTATGGGGGCCAACACGGTGAACACGGCATGCGAGACGCTGGCCCCCGTCGTGGAGGAGATCACGGGAGGGCGGGTGAACCTGCGTATCCTCTCCAACTTGGCCGATCGGCGGCTGGCGAGGGCCCGCTGTGTGATCCCACCGAAGGCGCTGGAGACGGACGAGTTCCCAGGCCCGCTGGTCGTGGATCGCATCGTGGAGGCTTACGCGCTGGCGGCCGCGGACCCGTACCGGGCGGCGACGCACAACAAGGGGATCATGAACGGGGTGGACGCCGTGGTGATCGCCACGGGGAACGACTGGCGGGCCGTTGAGGCGGGCGCGCATACCTACGCCGCCCGTGACGGACGCTACCGATCCCTCTCCGTCTGGGAGAAGGACGCCTCGGGCAATCTGGTGGGACGTCTAGAGATGCCGCTGGCCCTGGGAACCGTGGGCGGAGCCACTCGCGTGCACCCGACGGCGCGCCTGGCGCTGCGCATCCTGGGCGTGAAGACGGCCCGGGAGCTGGCCGAGGTGGTCGTGGCCGTGGGGCTGGCGCAAAACCTGGCGGCCATTCGCGCCCTGGCGACGGAAGGGATCCAGCGCGGGCACATGGAGCTGCACGCCCGGCAGGTGGCCATCGCCGCGGGCGCGGTGGGCGATGAGATCGACTGGGTGACGGAGCGTATGGTGGCCGAGCGAGTGATTCGGCTGGATCGTGCTCAGGAGCTGTTGGCCGAACGCAGACGAGGATAA